A part of Thermocrinis albus DSM 14484 genomic DNA contains:
- the ispF gene encoding 2-C-methyl-D-erythritol 2,4-cyclodiphosphate synthase: MIEDIRIGLGFDGHRLEEGLELKLGGVKIDYPKGLKGHSDGDVLLHALTDALLSACKEPDIGQLFPDTDPMWKGADSRVFLMEALKRVKEKGYMIMNVDCTVVADEPRIAPYRKLIEENIAQLMELDPCRVSVKGKTREGFCKDDSVACFCVVLLVKA, encoded by the coding sequence ATGATTGAAGATATAAGGATAGGTTTAGGCTTTGATGGCCACAGATTGGAGGAAGGGTTAGAACTAAAGTTGGGGGGGGTCAAGATAGATTACCCGAAAGGTTTGAAGGGACATTCCGATGGGGATGTGCTACTACACGCCCTCACAGATGCTCTGCTGTCTGCCTGTAAAGAACCTGACATAGGTCAACTTTTTCCTGACACAGATCCTATGTGGAAGGGAGCTGATTCTAGAGTATTCCTAATGGAGGCCCTAAAAAGGGTGAAAGAAAAGGGGTATATGATAATGAACGTGGACTGCACGGTGGTGGCGGACGAACCTCGTATAGCTCCCTATAGAAAACTCATAGAGGAAAACATAGCTCAGTTGATGGAATTGGATCCGTGTCGTGTGTCGGTGAAAGGAAAAACGAGGGAAGGTTTCTGTAAAGATGACAGTGTGGCGTGTTTCTGTGTAGTGCTCTTAGTAAAGGCATGA
- a CDS encoding YqhA family protein has protein sequence MWRKLLENGKSIALLPSLSLFVGAVFLGMYGVFLLVETLYKAITDPTMRDTTYLSTKFISIMDIHLLSVVLYIFAVGLYELFVDKLNVPEWLKIGNIDNLKAKLSSVIVLILAITFTKKLVEWKNALETLMFGIAVAVVIAVLVFYYKVKESHD, from the coding sequence ATGTGGAGGAAACTTCTTGAGAACGGTAAGAGCATAGCACTTTTGCCTTCCCTCAGTCTCTTTGTAGGTGCGGTTTTTCTGGGCATGTATGGGGTCTTCTTGCTCGTGGAGACCCTTTACAAAGCTATAACAGACCCTACCATGAGGGATACCACCTATCTTTCCACAAAATTCATATCTATAATGGACATTCACCTTCTTTCCGTTGTTCTGTATATCTTCGCTGTGGGATTATATGAACTCTTCGTAGATAAGCTCAACGTGCCTGAATGGCTTAAAATAGGAAATATAGATAACTTAAAGGCAAAACTCAGCAGTGTCATCGTTCTGATACTGGCCATAACTTTTACAAAGAAGCTGGTGGAATGGAAAAATGCTCTGGAGACCCTCATGTTTGGTATAGCTGTTGCCGTGGTTATAGCTGTTTTGGTCTTCTACTACAAAGTAAAGGAGAGCCATGATTGA
- the resB gene encoding cytochrome c biogenesis protein ResB yields MKGFPFFVLSFLFLVGTVVVGVFHMEERGYMYYFVLLLALSLFLVASANVTFAAIRDLLKDYKKQGNILGFLYDFFASLKLAIFLMLTIGIVSMLGSTYIQQNQPIGFYLDRYGADIGLWIWKLWLNDVFHSWYYILLIVLLAINLTVCSIKRLPSVWKHSFGKERFLKLDEKMERHMRPLLVYPKTDITEDMLVKFVKKEGFKVFVNKEENTLYLYGEKGRFSRLGVFVVHIALLVIMAGGLLDALMGVRGNLTVAEGSREDRLVIPGKDKVLKLPFQIHLESFHIVTYEEEAKREGRVFRGDPSIKDAVASYESNIKIVQGGQVVAQGITAVNNPFRYGPYRIFQASYGLTGEAGEVLLTVYDRQKLFQERDPQTAFLGTVKLKAGQVGDFRGMLLSIDRSTLNIENEQAGFNGEFKPAIILKVIKDHRSYDVPVIYSPELTIFAYSQIPQLKDFPYIFFMEEFKPRFFSGFQITYSPGMWVIWTGSALLVLGLILAFYTVHRKVWIKYQAGILKVAFWSHKFKEEYRKSMIIKLKELGDVEETS; encoded by the coding sequence TTGAAAGGTTTTCCCTTCTTCGTTCTGTCCTTTCTATTTCTGGTGGGCACTGTTGTGGTAGGTGTGTTCCATATGGAAGAAAGAGGTTATATGTATTACTTTGTTCTACTTTTAGCTTTATCCCTGTTCCTTGTAGCCTCTGCTAATGTTACTTTTGCAGCGATAAGAGATCTTTTGAAAGATTACAAAAAGCAAGGAAACATTCTTGGATTTCTGTATGACTTTTTTGCTTCTCTAAAACTTGCCATTTTTCTTATGCTCACTATAGGCATAGTTTCCATGCTGGGTTCCACATATATACAACAGAACCAACCTATAGGGTTCTACCTAGACAGATACGGAGCGGATATAGGTCTATGGATATGGAAACTTTGGCTTAATGACGTTTTTCATTCGTGGTATTACATACTTCTTATAGTTTTGCTGGCCATAAATCTTACTGTCTGTTCTATAAAGAGACTTCCATCTGTGTGGAAACACTCTTTTGGAAAAGAAAGGTTCTTAAAACTGGATGAAAAAATGGAAAGGCATATGAGACCTCTTCTGGTATATCCGAAAACCGATATAACTGAAGATATGCTGGTAAAATTTGTGAAAAAGGAAGGTTTTAAAGTTTTCGTTAATAAGGAAGAGAACACCCTGTATCTGTATGGCGAAAAAGGTAGATTCTCTCGGTTAGGTGTGTTTGTGGTACATATAGCCCTTCTTGTTATCATGGCAGGTGGACTTTTAGATGCCCTCATGGGTGTAAGAGGTAACCTTACTGTGGCCGAAGGTTCAAGAGAAGACAGGCTGGTTATTCCCGGAAAAGATAAAGTTTTAAAACTCCCCTTCCAGATACATTTAGAAAGCTTTCACATAGTAACCTACGAAGAGGAAGCAAAAAGAGAGGGAAGGGTCTTTAGAGGCGATCCCAGTATAAAGGATGCGGTGGCCAGTTATGAAAGTAACATAAAGATAGTGCAAGGAGGACAGGTAGTAGCTCAGGGTATAACAGCCGTAAACAATCCCTTTAGGTACGGACCTTACCGCATATTTCAGGCCTCTTATGGTCTTACAGGCGAAGCGGGAGAGGTTCTCCTCACAGTTTACGATCGCCAAAAGCTTTTCCAGGAAAGGGATCCCCAGACAGCCTTCTTAGGCACCGTTAAGCTAAAGGCAGGGCAGGTGGGAGATTTTAGAGGAATGCTCCTCTCTATAGATAGATCTACCCTCAACATAGAGAACGAACAGGCAGGGTTCAACGGTGAATTTAAACCTGCCATTATTCTGAAAGTCATCAAAGATCACCGTAGCTATGACGTCCCCGTCATATACTCCCCTGAACTCACCATATTTGCTTACAGCCAGATACCACAACTGAAGGACTTTCCTTACATCTTCTTTATGGAAGAGTTCAAACCTAGGTTCTTCAGCGGTTTTCAAATAACTTACAGTCCCGGCATGTGGGTCATATGGACAGGATCAGCCCTACTGGTTTTAGGTCTGATCTTGGCCTTTTACACTGTTCATAGAAAGGTGTGGATAAAGTACCAGGCTGGTATCTTGAAAGTGGCTTTCTGGTCCCATAAGTTCAAAGAAGAGTACAGAAAGAGTATGATAATAAAACTTAAGGAGTTGGGAGATGTGGAGGAAACTTCTTGA
- a CDS encoding SpoVG family protein, with protein sequence MKLIKFYPFPLSFRRPRLLGFADVELENILVIRGVKLFEAKNGGYFVQLPEPTVEIKDKKLLESIRRVVVDKYKEVRF encoded by the coding sequence GTGAAGCTGATTAAATTTTACCCTTTTCCCTTATCCTTCAGAAGACCCAGGTTGTTAGGGTTTGCAGATGTGGAGTTGGAGAACATTCTTGTTATAAGAGGTGTTAAGCTTTTTGAGGCTAAGAACGGAGGCTACTTTGTACAGCTCCCAGAACCTACTGTAGAAATAAAAGACAAGAAACTCCTTGAAAGTATAAGGAGAGTGGTGGTAGACAAATATAAGGAGGTTAGGTTTTGA
- the def gene encoding peptide deformylase, which yields MVRSVLKYPHPLLKQPTLKVDVIDSEILKLVQDMWDTMYAEEGVGLAANQIGEPLRIMVIDTTPKRESPPVKLVLINPQLIEAEGHITYREGCLSFPGLSVEVTRYSKVRFRALDLSGEEKEYQLEGFPAIVFQHELDHLNGITFIDRLSGLRRRLALEKYGKLQRQTIRGEAD from the coding sequence ATGGTGAGATCTGTACTGAAGTACCCTCATCCCCTTCTCAAGCAACCAACTCTAAAGGTGGACGTTATAGACAGTGAGATACTTAAGCTAGTACAGGATATGTGGGATACCATGTACGCGGAGGAAGGCGTAGGACTCGCTGCCAACCAGATAGGAGAGCCTCTACGCATAATGGTTATAGACACAACACCTAAAAGAGAATCCCCACCCGTGAAGCTGGTTCTCATAAACCCACAACTCATAGAAGCGGAAGGGCATATAACCTACAGGGAGGGCTGTTTGTCCTTTCCAGGCCTTTCGGTGGAAGTGACAAGGTACAGTAAGGTGAGGTTTAGAGCTCTGGACCTTTCTGGAGAAGAAAAAGAGTACCAGCTGGAAGGTTTCCCTGCTATAGTTTTTCAGCACGAGCTGGATCATCTCAACGGAATAACCTTCATAGACAGGTTGAGTGGGCTTCGTAGGAGGCTGGCCCTTGAAAAGTATGGAAAACTCCAGAGACAAACAATACGAGGTGAAGCTGATTAA
- the epmA gene encoding elongation factor P--(R)-beta-lysine ligase, whose translation MISQWSKFIDKVRSFFKERGFLEVHTPILQQYPNLDPNVEPMEVLVKEKEGKKKMWLHTSPEHAMKKILSKEKKDIFQICKVFRNGEWGRFHHPEFTMLEWYRINADYNLLIQDIVDLLKYLGLSGDYETVTVEEAFEEYAGVILSEEEEIFKNNLMAYGYEFDMQEDWEALFYRVYIDVEKHLGQEKPTFLVKFPQRLAIYSKVKDGYAERFELYIKGVEIANGWTEETDPTIIRQRMETFSRGRDLPVDEELIKAMESMPPCAGCSIGLERLFMVIHNIDDIRRLIYY comes from the coding sequence ATGATATCCCAATGGTCCAAGTTTATAGATAAGGTCAGAAGTTTTTTTAAAGAGAGAGGTTTTCTGGAGGTTCACACTCCGATACTTCAGCAGTATCCCAACTTAGATCCCAATGTGGAACCTATGGAAGTTTTGGTGAAGGAGAAGGAAGGAAAAAAGAAAATGTGGCTCCACACATCACCCGAGCACGCTATGAAAAAGATCCTTTCTAAGGAGAAAAAAGACATTTTCCAGATATGCAAGGTTTTTAGAAACGGTGAGTGGGGAAGGTTCCATCACCCTGAGTTTACCATGCTAGAGTGGTATAGGATAAATGCCGATTACAACCTCCTCATACAGGACATAGTGGATCTTTTGAAGTACCTTGGACTGAGTGGAGATTACGAGACCGTAACGGTAGAGGAGGCCTTTGAAGAATATGCGGGTGTTATCCTTTCTGAAGAGGAAGAGATATTTAAGAACAACCTTATGGCATACGGATACGAGTTTGATATGCAGGAGGATTGGGAAGCTCTGTTTTACAGAGTATACATAGACGTAGAAAAACACTTAGGGCAGGAGAAACCCACCTTCTTGGTAAAGTTTCCCCAAAGGCTTGCCATATACTCCAAGGTGAAAGACGGTTATGCAGAAAGATTCGAACTTTACATAAAGGGTGTGGAGATAGCCAACGGCTGGACGGAGGAGACGGATCCCACCATTATCAGGCAGAGGATGGAAACCTTCAGCAGAGGTAGGGATCTTCCTGTAGATGAAGAACTCATCAAAGCTATGGAGAGTATGCCACCCTGTGCGGGCTGCTCCATAGGACTGGAAAGACTCTTTATGGTGATCCACAACATTGACGACATAAGAAGACTCATTTATTATTGA
- a CDS encoding ArnT family glycosyltransferase — MHTLSLSKGLVFLFFVLAFLSLLPNLNTYALRNEESRRLEIAFEMYSSGNYMQPTFMGELYFNKPPLFNWLIIFASNLVGWGELTPRVVSVFFLFLTCLSTGFFTYYLFRKLDLSLLASLVFLTFGNVLFFYGYLGEIDMTFTFFVSAFIFILYVSLDKPYLFPLAGFLGGLSFLLKGFPAFGFFFLTLFSLLLQRKDLRPAISLWSFSAYFLLFVIPFLWLFATPYPTKYLTALISESSSRFEAQRSLLHYASFFLIFFKDLLPHSLLLLVALITLFKKKELSLPHTISSLLYVLFFNLLPYLIALSGGRYLLPLYPIMAVVVSYYYQIALEKGRFAKLFYVSMVFVIFLRLAYGLFYFPYYSSRDESEKVIAYKLYKAIPSSTEVACECPQRHGVCAYISLMTGKPTKRIIYVPNAKAVIVCPEGKPSLLLR; from the coding sequence ATGCATACCCTATCTTTAAGTAAAGGTCTTGTCTTTCTGTTCTTTGTTCTTGCCTTTCTATCATTGCTGCCTAACCTAAACACGTATGCCCTCCGCAACGAGGAAAGTAGACGGTTAGAGATAGCCTTTGAAATGTACAGTAGTGGAAATTACATGCAGCCTACCTTTATGGGGGAGTTGTACTTTAATAAACCACCTCTCTTTAACTGGTTGATAATCTTTGCTAGCAATCTTGTAGGATGGGGAGAGTTAACACCTCGGGTGGTGAGTGTTTTCTTCCTCTTCCTTACCTGCCTATCCACTGGGTTTTTTACCTATTACCTTTTTAGAAAGCTTGATTTATCTCTCCTTGCTTCTCTTGTATTTCTCACTTTCGGTAATGTTCTTTTCTTTTACGGATACCTCGGTGAGATAGATATGACCTTTACCTTCTTTGTGTCAGCCTTCATATTCATCCTTTATGTATCCCTCGATAAGCCTTATCTCTTTCCTTTGGCAGGATTCCTTGGAGGGTTAAGTTTCCTTCTTAAGGGATTTCCTGCCTTTGGCTTTTTCTTTCTTACCCTCTTTTCACTTCTGTTACAGAGAAAAGATCTAAGACCTGCCATTAGTCTGTGGTCTTTTTCAGCGTACTTTCTTCTTTTTGTGATACCCTTCCTTTGGCTCTTTGCCACTCCGTACCCCACTAAGTACCTAACTGCCCTCATTTCAGAAAGTAGTTCACGCTTTGAAGCCCAAAGAAGTTTGCTACATTACGCTTCTTTCTTCTTGATTTTTTTCAAGGATCTTCTTCCTCACTCTCTTCTGTTGTTGGTTGCTCTGATTACTCTCTTTAAAAAGAAGGAGCTCAGCTTACCTCACACCATTAGTTCCCTTTTATATGTTCTGTTTTTTAACCTTCTGCCATACTTGATAGCTCTATCCGGAGGAAGATATCTACTTCCCCTCTATCCTATAATGGCTGTTGTTGTGTCTTACTACTATCAGATAGCTTTAGAAAAGGGAAGATTCGCAAAGCTGTTTTACGTTTCTATGGTTTTTGTAATTTTTCTCAGGTTAGCCTACGGTCTTTTCTACTTTCCCTACTATTCGAGCAGAGATGAATCTGAGAAAGTGATAGCTTATAAGCTTTATAAGGCTATTCCTTCTTCTACAGAGGTGGCGTGTGAATGTCCTCAAAGACATGGAGTGTGTGCCTATATCTCCCTCATGACAGGTAAACCTACCAAACGCATCATTTACGTACCTAACGCCAAGGCAGTCATCGTATGTCCCGAAGGGAAACCATCACTCCTTCTTAGATAG
- a CDS encoding aldehyde dehydrogenase family protein, producing the protein MLEKPLILGGERRSTGKWLDVVYPYTGEVIGRASLASEEDVHTAVERAIEGHKQMASLTPYERYRILMKAAQLLEERAEVFARTLVLEVGKTIREARTEVQRALQTLIFSAEEAKRIGGEVIPLDAHPNGKGKVGFYIREPVGIVGAITPFNFPLNLSMHKVAPALAAGNAVILKPSERTPLTPIMLGELLLEAGVPPMAISVLPGFGDVGKAISTHPQIRVISFTGSRKVGDIITRQAGIKKVVLELGSNSAVVVHKDGDITKAVQKVIAGGYAIAGQVCISVQRVFVHEEVYEKFLMELTSQVEKLKVGDPMDESTDVGPMISVSEVERIQSWIDEAVSMGAQLVTGGVSCGDKVASILTPTVVSLVPSNAKLFREEAFAPVVVVNPYREVDEAISMVNDSDYGLQVGVFTRDIKVAWEFIRGVQAGGVLINEGPNFRADHMPYGGVKQSGIGREGPRFAIEDYTEVKMVIFDLS; encoded by the coding sequence ATGCTGGAAAAACCTCTCATATTAGGTGGGGAACGCAGAAGTACAGGCAAATGGCTGGATGTTGTATATCCTTACACCGGTGAGGTGATAGGTAGGGCTTCCTTGGCCTCTGAGGAGGATGTTCACACTGCGGTAGAAAGAGCGATAGAAGGCCATAAACAGATGGCCTCTCTTACTCCTTACGAAAGATATAGGATCCTCATGAAAGCTGCTCAGCTTCTGGAAGAGAGAGCTGAAGTCTTTGCCAGAACTCTGGTACTGGAAGTAGGGAAGACTATAAGGGAAGCGCGGACGGAGGTACAGAGGGCTCTGCAAACTCTCATCTTTTCGGCGGAAGAGGCAAAGAGAATAGGGGGTGAAGTTATACCTTTGGACGCGCATCCTAACGGAAAGGGTAAGGTGGGTTTCTACATAAGGGAGCCAGTAGGTATAGTGGGTGCTATAACTCCCTTCAACTTTCCCCTCAACCTTTCCATGCATAAGGTGGCACCGGCTCTGGCCGCTGGGAACGCTGTGATTTTGAAGCCTTCTGAGAGGACTCCCCTGACACCCATAATGCTGGGAGAGCTTCTTCTTGAGGCTGGTGTCCCTCCTATGGCTATATCAGTACTTCCTGGTTTCGGTGATGTAGGTAAGGCCATAAGTACCCATCCTCAGATAAGGGTTATATCTTTCACAGGAAGCAGGAAGGTGGGGGACATTATAACAAGACAGGCCGGTATTAAAAAGGTGGTTTTGGAACTGGGATCTAACTCAGCCGTGGTAGTTCATAAAGATGGTGATATAACGAAAGCTGTTCAGAAGGTTATAGCTGGAGGTTACGCTATAGCCGGTCAGGTGTGCATCTCTGTTCAGAGAGTTTTTGTACACGAGGAGGTTTACGAAAAGTTTCTTATGGAACTGACATCTCAGGTGGAGAAGCTGAAAGTGGGAGACCCTATGGATGAAAGTACGGACGTGGGACCTATGATAAGCGTTTCGGAAGTGGAGAGAATTCAAAGCTGGATAGACGAAGCTGTCAGTATGGGTGCCCAGTTGGTAACTGGTGGTGTTTCCTGCGGTGATAAGGTAGCCAGCATCCTTACCCCTACCGTGGTGAGTTTGGTACCATCCAACGCCAAGCTGTTCAGGGAGGAGGCCTTTGCTCCCGTAGTGGTGGTTAATCCTTACAGGGAGGTGGATGAAGCTATAAGTATGGTAAACGATTCTGACTACGGTCTTCAAGTTGGTGTGTTTACGAGAGATATAAAAGTGGCGTGGGAGTTTATAAGAGGTGTCCAGGCCGGTGGAGTTCTCATCAACGAAGGACCCAACTTTAGAGCCGATCACATGCCCTACGGAGGTGTAAAACAGTCCGGCATAGGAAGGGAGGGACCACGCTTTGCTATAGAGGACTACACGGAGGTAAAGATGGTTATATTTGATCTCAGTTGA
- a CDS encoding cytochrome c biogenesis CcdA family protein produces the protein MSDVSFLIAFSAGLLSFLSPCVLPIIPGYISYLSGMGGTGRAGRVVLSAFFFVLGFTVVFTLMGASATFVGQLLRDYQLYIARLGGGLVVFFGFHFAGLFLRENFMREFGAIMAFTVALYTFGVLSQRTFMDVLGVLLVVLALYLLNVHQKLYQQMRLESKGQLPIVGSFLVGVAFASGWTPCIGPVLGTILLYASQQETARQGALLLLSYSMGLGVPFILAGLFLSAFLGFVRRFSKFFRWVEIVGGVLLVTIGLLLATGKLAVLSGVLQ, from the coding sequence ATGTCAGATGTAAGTTTTCTGATAGCCTTCAGTGCCGGTCTTCTGTCCTTTCTCTCACCTTGTGTACTACCCATAATTCCCGGTTACATATCTTACCTTTCGGGTATGGGTGGTACTGGAAGAGCAGGTCGTGTAGTTCTCTCCGCTTTTTTCTTTGTTCTTGGTTTCACTGTGGTATTTACTCTCATGGGTGCAAGCGCCACCTTCGTAGGCCAGCTACTGAGAGATTATCAACTATACATAGCGCGTCTGGGTGGTGGTCTTGTGGTGTTCTTTGGATTTCACTTTGCCGGTCTTTTCCTCAGAGAGAACTTTATGAGAGAGTTTGGTGCCATCATGGCCTTCACAGTGGCCCTCTACACCTTTGGAGTTTTGAGTCAGAGGACCTTTATGGATGTGTTGGGTGTGCTCCTTGTGGTCTTAGCTCTCTATCTTCTTAACGTACACCAGAAACTTTATCAGCAGATGAGGTTAGAAAGTAAGGGACAGCTTCCTATAGTGGGTTCCTTCTTGGTGGGTGTTGCCTTTGCATCGGGTTGGACTCCCTGTATTGGTCCCGTCCTGGGTACAATTCTCCTCTACGCGTCTCAACAAGAAACAGCAAGGCAAGGTGCCTTGCTTCTCCTCTCCTACTCCATGGGTTTAGGAGTGCCTTTCATACTGGCCGGACTTTTCCTTTCTGCTTTTTTGGGGTTTGTCAGGCGTTTCAGCAAGTTCTTTAGGTGGGTGGAGATAGTGGGTGGTGTCCTGTTGGTGACGATAGGGCTTCTGTTGGCTACCGGGAAACTGGCTGTTCTGTCCGGTGTGCTACAATGA
- the hisH gene encoding imidazole glycerol phosphate synthase subunit HisH: MRVALVDYGMGNLLSVRKALQVVGLEVVQTSDPDFLPEADAIVLPGVGAFRDAVRNLKASGIWDQLKKQIEEGKPFLGICLGLQLLFERSYEFGEEEGLGVLRGEVVLLPHTVRVPHIGWNQIFRKKDSPVLEGVPDGAYLYFVHSYHVVPKDPSCILTVTDYGIDFVSSVEWENVLAVQFHPEKSQKMGLRILKNWAKRIMDG; this comes from the coding sequence ATGAGGGTTGCACTGGTAGATTACGGTATGGGAAACTTGCTAAGTGTAAGAAAGGCTCTTCAGGTGGTGGGTCTTGAAGTTGTTCAGACATCAGATCCTGACTTTCTGCCAGAGGCCGATGCTATAGTTCTTCCTGGTGTAGGAGCTTTTAGGGATGCTGTTAGAAACCTTAAGGCCAGTGGTATCTGGGACCAACTCAAGAAACAGATAGAGGAAGGGAAACCCTTCTTGGGAATTTGCTTAGGACTACAGCTTCTCTTTGAGAGAAGTTATGAGTTTGGAGAGGAGGAGGGTCTAGGAGTACTGAGGGGAGAGGTGGTTTTACTACCTCACACTGTGCGTGTACCCCACATAGGTTGGAACCAGATATTCAGAAAAAAAGACTCTCCGGTACTGGAGGGTGTACCAGATGGTGCTTACCTTTACTTTGTCCATTCCTACCACGTGGTACCTAAGGACCCATCCTGTATCCTCACTGTTACCGACTATGGTATAGACTTTGTATCTTCGGTAGAATGGGAGAACGTTCTGGCGGTGCAGTTTCATCCCGAAAAGAGTCAGAAGATGGGTTTAAGGATCCTGAAAAACTGGGCGAAGAGGATAATGGATGGCTAA
- the pyrF gene encoding orotidine-5'-phosphate decarboxylase, which produces MAKLCIALDTHIEKALSLIEALAGLPIVFKVGPSMILDHHRRVVDAVKERGFELFLDLKLHDIPNTVALAVESAERLSADYLTLHLSSGYEALKAAVEVRRKIKLLGVALLTSLDEDFLRDVGVCLPKDEYFTKLMDVGIKAGIDGFVCSVYELPIVKERGFMAVVPGVRVEGDPTDDQKRVATLREAVEGKADMVVVGRSILRAEDPIKRVEEILHLLTKD; this is translated from the coding sequence ATGGCTAAACTCTGCATAGCTCTTGACACTCACATAGAGAAGGCTCTGTCCCTGATAGAAGCTCTTGCAGGACTTCCTATAGTTTTTAAGGTAGGACCTTCCATGATTCTGGATCATCACAGAAGGGTTGTAGATGCCGTAAAGGAGAGAGGTTTCGAGCTTTTTTTAGATTTAAAACTTCACGATATTCCCAACACTGTGGCTTTAGCTGTGGAATCTGCCGAGAGATTAAGTGCCGATTATCTCACCCTTCATCTTTCCTCTGGATACGAGGCTCTGAAAGCCGCCGTTGAGGTAAGAAGAAAGATAAAACTGCTAGGTGTTGCTCTTCTTACAAGTCTAGATGAAGATTTCCTTAGGGATGTGGGGGTGTGCCTTCCCAAAGATGAGTACTTTACAAAACTCATGGATGTAGGAATAAAAGCTGGTATAGATGGTTTTGTATGCTCAGTTTACGAACTACCTATAGTGAAGGAGAGAGGTTTCATGGCGGTGGTGCCGGGCGTAAGGGTTGAGGGTGACCCTACCGATGACCAAAAAAGGGTGGCTACGCTAAGGGAGGCTGTGGAGGGTAAAGCGGATATGGTGGTTGTAGGTAGAAGCATTCTGAGGGCAGAGGACCCAATCAAACGCGTGGAAGAAATCTTACACCTCTTGACGAAAGATTAA